TTTTAAAAGCAGATGTGGAGTTAGGCGGTACGGACCAGAAATTTAATTTGTTGATGGGCCGGGAATTGCAGAAGCATTATGGTCAAGAATCACAAGTTATAATGATGACTCCATTAATTGAAGGATTAGATGGCATTAAAAAAATGTCCAAATCTTTAAATAATTATATCGGTATTAATGAACCCGCAGAAATGATGTTTGGCAAGATAATGTCTATTTCTGATGAGTTAATGTGGCGTTACCTTGATTTATTAAGCTTTAAGACTACTGATGAAATTGCTGCAGTTAAAAAATCTGTTGAAGACGGTGCAAATCCCAGGGATATCAAAATAGATCTGGCTAAAGAATTGATTATTCGTTTTCATGATAAAGCAGAAGCTGAAAAAGCACATATGGCTTTTATTGAACGCTTTCAAAAAGGTGAAATTCCAGACAATATCGAGGAGCAAACTATTATATGTACGGAAGCAATAGGAATTGCTCAACTTCTAAAGCAACTTGATTTGACAAAAAGCACATCAGAGTCTATAAGATTAACTGGTCAGGGTGCTGTTAAGCTTGATGGTGAAAGAGTAACGGATCCCTTTATGACTCTTCCTGTTGGTCAAACTCATATTATTCAGGTTGGAAAGCGCAGAATCGCTAAGGTGCGTCTGCAAAAAGCAGAGTGACTAAATTTTATTTGAAATAAAATAAAAAAGTGTTTGACAAGGAAGCGCAGATGAGTAGAATACGCATCACGCCTTTGGGGCGGGGTTCATTAAGAAAATAGAAGACAAACTGTGTGGGCGCTTCGGCGAAGACTGGAGTGCGAGTATATAAAGAAGTAAAGAAGAAGCTAGTGTGAACTAGTGACAGGAATTGAACTGAAGAGTTTGATCCTGGCTCAGATTGAACGCTGGCGGCATGCTTAACACATGCAAGTCGAACGGCAGCATGGTCTAGCTTGCTAGACTGATGGCGAGTGGCGAACGGGTGAGTAACGCGTAGGAATATGCCTTAAAGAGGGGGATAACCTGGGGAAACTCAGGCTAATACCGCATAAGTTCTGAGGAAGAAAGCTGGGGACCTTATGGCCTGGCGCTTTAAGATTAGCCTGCGTCCGATTAGCTAGTTGGTGGGGTAAGGGCCTACCAAGGCGACGATCGGTAGCTGGTCTGAGAGGATGATCAGCCACACTGGGACTGAGACACGGCCCAGACTCCTACGGGAGGCAGCAGTGGGGAATATTGGACAATGGGGGGAACCCTGATCCAGCAATGCCGCGTGTGTGAAGAAGGCCTGAGGGTTGTAAAGCACTTTCAGTGGGGAGGAGTGATTGATTGGTTAAGAGCTGATTGATTGGACGTTACCCACAGAAGAAGCACCGGCTAACTCCGTGCCAGCAGCCGCGGTAATACGGAGGGTGCGAGCGTTAATCGGAATTACTGGGCGTAAAGGGTGCGTAGGTGGTTTAATAAGTTAGCTGTGAAATCCCTGGGCTTAACCTGGGAATTGCAACTAAGACTGTTTAACTTGAGTATAGGAGAGGGTAGTGGAATTTCCGGTGTAGCGGTGAAATGCGTAGAGATCGGAAGGAACACCAGTGGCGAAGGCGGCTACCTGGCCTAATACTGACACTGAGGCACGAAAGCGTGGGTAGCAAACAGGATTAGATACCCTGGTAGTCCACGCTGTAAACGATGTCAACTAGCTGTTGGTCTTATGAATGAGATTAGTGGCGCAGCAAACGCGATAAGTTGACCGCCTGGGGAGTACGGTCGCAAGATTAAAACTCAAAGGAATTGACGGGGGCCCGCACAAGCGGTGGAGCATGTGGTTTAATTCGATGCAACGCGAAGAACCTTACCTACCCTTGACATACAGTGGAGCTTGCAGAGATGTGAGTGTGCCTTCGGGAACACTGATACAGGTGCTGCATGGCTGTCGTCAGCTCGTGTCGTGAGATGTTGGGTTAAGTCCCGTAACGAGCGCAACCCTTGTCCTTAGTTACCAGCACGTTGAGGTGGGGACTCTAAGGAGACTGCCGGTGACAAACCGGAGGAAGGCGGGGATGACGTCAAGTCATCATGGCCCTTACGGGTAGGGCTACACACGTGCTACAATGGCTAGTACAGAGGGAAGCGAAGGGGTGACCTGGAGCAAATCCTTTAAAGCTGGTCGTAGTCCGGATTGGAGTCTGCAACTCGACTCCATGAAGTCGGAATCGCTAGTAATCGCGAATCAGCATGTCGCGGTGAATACGTTCCCGGGCCTTGTACACACCGCCCGTCACACCATGGGAGTGGGTTGCACCAGAAGTAGATAGTCTAACCTTCGGGGGACGTTTACCACGGTGTGATTCATGACTGGGGTGAAGTCGTAACAAGGTAGCCGTAGGGGAACCTGCGGCTGGATCACCTCCTTAATTTTAAAGCACGACAATTCACCCGAAGTGCCCACACAGTTTGTTTTCAGAAGCAGAAACGAAGTACAGTCAACAAAGTTGTTGTCAGAGATTAAATTTGCGAACTTTTGTAAATAATAAAAAACAAAGGCAGCAAAAATTTTTGCAAGGAATTTTACTTTAATCGAGGCATGTTGATGAGAGAGTGAAGGAGCATACGCCAGTATGTGACTGAGCGAGAGAATCAACATAATGATGAGTAAAAGGCCGCAGCCAAAAATAAGGGGTCGTAGCTCAGCTGGGAGAGCACCTGCCTTGCACGCAGGGGGTCGGGAGTTCGATCCTCCCCGGCTCCACCAACGTTTCTGTAGGATGCATCAGATCAAAGTGATTTTAAAAGAGATTGCTTTAATCTGGTTAATCCAGGCGTTCATTAACAATTTGGTAAAGAAGAAGGGTAAACACAAGCGAATTAGTATTAATCTTTTGTCAGTTTATAACCTAAGGATAATTTGCGAAGATTTTTGTTTGAATTGAGGCATCGATGCGAACGAGTGAGGGAACATACTAATGTATGTGACCGAGTGAGAGAGTGTCGATAACGACGAGTCAAGGAAAAAGCTGAAGCAAAGAGGTGATTGAGGTTATATGGTCAAGAAGAGAAGCGCAAACGGTGGATGCCTTGGCAGTAAGAGGCGAAGAAGGACGTGGAATCCTGCGAAAAGCTCTGGGGAGTTGGAAACGTGCGTTGATCCAGAGGTGTCCGAATGGGGGAACCCAACTTACGTGAGTAGGTTATCTGTATCTGAATACATAGGATGCGGAGGCGAACTCGGGGAACTGAAACATCTAAGTACCCGAAGGAAAAGAAATCAATTGAGATTCTCTAAGTAGCGGCGAGCGAACGGGGAAGAGCCTGGCATGATTTATCATTATCAGAAGTAGAACAGTCTGGGAAGACTGACCGAAGGGGGTGAAAGTCCCGTATACGACATGGTAATGAAGAACTAGGCATGCGAACAAGTAGGCCGGGACACGTGAAATCCTGGTTGAAGACGGGTGGACCATCATCCAAGGCTAAATACTCCTTACTGACCGATAGTGAACCAGTACCGTGAGGGAAAGGCGAAAAGAACCCCGGAGAGGGGAGTGAAATAGAACCTGAAACCGTTTGCGTACAAGCAGTGGGAGCATTTTTTAGGAAGTGTGACTGCGTACCTTTTGTATAATGGGTCAGCGAGTTACTTTTAGTGGCGAGGTTAACTGAATAAGGAAGCCGTAGAGAAATCGAGTCTTAATAGGGCGCGAGTCGCTGAGAGTAGACCCGAAACCGGGCGATCTAGCCATGTGCAGGATGAAGGTTGGGTAACACCAACTGGAGGTCCGAACCGGGTAATGTTGAAAAATTATCGGATGACGTGTGGCTAGGAGTGAAAGGCTAATCAAGCCCGGAGATAGCTGGTTCTCCCCGAAAGCTATTTAGGTAGCGCCTCGTGAATGATTACTGGGGGTAGAGCACTGTTTCGGCTAGGGGGCTGTCATGGCTTACCAAACCGATGCAAACTCCGAATACTGGCTAATTGAATCACGGGAGACACACGGCGGGTGCTAACGTCCGTCGTGAAGAGGGAAACAACCCAGACCGCCAGCTAAGGTCCCGAAGTTATAGTTAAGTGGGAAACGATGTGGGAAGGCCCAGACAGCCAGGAGGTTGGCTTAGAAGCAGCCATCCTTTAAAGAAAGCGTAATAGCTCACTGGTCGAGTCGGCCTGCGCGGAAGATGTAACGGGGCTAAAACTATACACCGAAGCTGCGGATGTGCACTTTAGTGCACGTGGTAGGGGAGCGTTCTGTAGGCTGAAGAAGGTAGATTGAGAAGTCTGCTGGAGGTATCAGAAGTGCGAATGCTGACATGAGTAACGATAAAGAGGGTGAAAAACCCTCTCGCCGGAAGTCCCAGGTTTCCTGCACGACGTTAATCGGAGCAGGGTGAGTCGGCCCCTAAGGCGAGGCTGAAGAGCGTAGTCGATGGGAACCAGGTTAATATTCCTGGACTTTCTATAAGTGGTGAAGTGGGGACGAAGAAGGCTAGGTGAGCCGGGCGTTGGTAGTCCCGGTACTGGCATGTAGGCGGAGAGACTTGGCAAATCCGGTCTCTTGATAACGCTAAGGTGCACAGTGGTCCTGACCCTACGGGGTGCAGGGAAGTCATTGATGCCAAGCTTCCAGGAAAAGCTGCTAGCCATAACTTATAGAGAACCGTACCGCAAACCGACACAGGTGGACAAGTAGAGCATACTAAGGCGCTTGAGAGAACTCGGGTGAAGGAACTAGGCAAAATGGTACCGTAACTTCGGGAGAAGGTACGCCCTTGCTGGTTAGTTTCCTTGCGAAACGAAGCTGGTGAGGGCCGCAGAGACCAGGTGGCTGCGACTGTTTATTAAAAACACAGCACTCTGCAAATTCGAAAGAAGACGTATAGGGTGTGACGCCTGCCCGGTGCCGGAAGGTTAATTGATGCTGTTAGGAGAAATCCGAAGCGGTTGATCGAAGCCCCGGTAAACGGCGGCCGTAACTATAACGGTCCTAAGGTAGCGAAATTCCTTGTCGGGTAAGTTCCGACCTGCACGAATGGCGTAACGATGGCCACGCTGTCTCCACCCGAGACTCAGTGAAATTGAAATCGCTGTGAAGATGCAGTGTACCCGCGGCTAGACGGAAAGACCCCGTGAACCTTTACTACAGCTTTGCACTGGACTTTGATGATAACTGTGTAGGATAGGTGGGAGGCTATGAAGTGCGGACGCCAGTTCGCATGGAGCCGACCTTGAAATAC
This region of Legionella clemsonensis genomic DNA includes:
- the tyrS gene encoding tyrosine--tRNA ligase codes for the protein MINKLAVYTELKRGCEEILPEQEFEKKLLKSQPLTIKAGFDPTAPDLHLGHTVLLNKLRQFQLYGHKVIFLIGDFTARIGDPTGKNITRMPLSEEAVLENAKTYQQQVFKILDPEKTTVMFNSEWLGRLNAADLIRLAATHTVARMLERDDFSKRYMSGQPIAIHEFLYPLIQGYDSVILKADVELGGTDQKFNLLMGRELQKHYGQESQVIMMTPLIEGLDGIKKMSKSLNNYIGINEPAEMMFGKIMSISDELMWRYLDLLSFKTTDEIAAVKKSVEDGANPRDIKIDLAKELIIRFHDKAEAEKAHMAFIERFQKGEIPDNIEEQTIICTEAIGIAQLLKQLDLTKSTSESIRLTGQGAVKLDGERVTDPFMTLPVGQTHIIQVGKRRIAKVRLQKAE